From a single Miscanthus floridulus cultivar M001 chromosome 8, ASM1932011v1, whole genome shotgun sequence genomic region:
- the LOC136477783 gene encoding histone-lysine N-methyltransferase SUVR4-like isoform X1 encodes MELSKTSMEKIDDAIKSTADFGFSKETVVRVLKKLLKVYDGNWEHIEADNYSVLADAILSDSDPEQEGQKKRAEKKNLDSDHHRKKLKTKEHGQKAKSCMHGSVKRELAEVPCQQEAESLEGRTTANQLLESSQTIISKEQKMKISRAETTRIGENGSTLLESQDPCTFETPLAVMCPEVLEPSCHNGHEDAHMISGVKYPTDKKFKGILVAHEGQMVDACSSQAIVSSKDFSTNFEVELSNSGKGKLSFLFNPSLANGSDFQMPGIESICKAMEAKCLRTYKILEPNFSFMKLLDDTCHCILDLGSGPNGGSADSGGNQNNPSNMQVIQHLPTGMKRQYHDVNDITRGEECLSIPIVSGEDGVLPPPFYYISQNTTFQAAYINLSLARIGDENCCSGCFGDCLAEPLPCACARETGGEFAYTRDGLLKEGFLDACVSMLREPLERSYFYCKGVCPIEQMKGVNKPEACKGHRIKKFIKECWRKCGCTRNCGNRVVQRGITRKLQVFLTPGKKGWGLRSAENLPRGAFVCEYVGEILTNTELYERNTELSGKNNQKTGKAKHTYPVLLDSDWGTEGVLKDEEALCLDGTFYGNVARFINHRCFDCNIIAIPVEIETPDHHYYHLAFFTTREVEPFEELTWDYEIDFDDVNHPVKAFKCHCGSKFCRDKRRISRGSKSRALVLS; translated from the exons ATGGAACTATCCAAGACTTCCATGGAAAAAATTGATGATGCAATTAAATCAACGGCTGATTTTGGTTTCTCAAAGGAAACTGTTGTACGAGTATTGAAAAAACTGCTAAAAGTATATGATGGAAACTGGGAGCATATAGAAGCTGATAACTATTCTGTTTTGGCTGATGCTATACTTAGTGATTCAGATCCCGAA CAGGAAGGGCAGAAAAAGCGAGCTGAGAAGAAGAATCTGGATTCAGACCACCATAGGAAGAAGCTTAAGACTAAAGAGCATGGCCAGAAGGCGAAATCTTGTATGCATGGCAGTGTGAAGAGAGAGTTGGCTGAAGTGCCATGTCAGCAAGAAGCAGAATCCCTTGAGGGGAGAACCACTGCTAACCAATTGCTGGAGTCTTCACAAACTATCATTAGtaaggaacaaaaaatgaaaataaGTCGTGCAGAGACTACAAGAATTGGTGAAAACGGTTCGACTTTACTTGAAAGTCAAGATCCTTGCACCTTTGAGACCCCACTTGCAGTTATGTGTCCTGAAGTTTTGGAACCCAGCTGTCATAACG GACATGAAGATGCTCACATGATTTCTGGTGTCAAGTACCCTACTGATAAGAAGTTTAAAGGTATTTTGGTTGCGCATGAAGGACAGATGGTTGATGCATGTAGCAGCCAAGCAATTGTAAGCAGCAAAGATTTTTCCACCAACTTTGAGGTAGAATTGTCCAACTCTGGAAAAGGGAAGCTATCATTCTTGTTCAACCCTTCCTTGGCAAATGGTTCTGATTTTCAAATGCCTGGCATTGAATCAATATGCAAGGCAATGGAGGCCAAATGCCTCAGGACATACAAGATCCTAGAACCCAATTTCTCTTTCATGAAACTTTTGGATGATACTTGCCATTGTATTCTTGATCTGGGTTCTGGACCCAATGGTGGTAGTGCTGATTCTGGAGGTAACCAGAATAATCCTAGTAATATGCAGGTTATTCAGCATCTACCCACAGGCATGAAGAGACAATATCATGATGTCAATGATATAACGAGGGGTGAAGAATGTTTGAGCATTCCAATAGTCAGTGGAGAGGATGGGGTTCTTCCTCCTCCATTTTACTATATATCGCAAAATACCACCTTCCAAGCTGCCTATATCAACCTCTCACTTGCTAGAATTGGAGATGAAAATTGTTGTTCTGGTTGTTTTGGAGATTGTCTAGCAGAGCCACTTCCTTGCGCTTGTGCGCGAGAAACCGGTGGAGAATTTGCATACACAAGAGATGGCCTGCTTAAGGAAGGATTTCTAGATGCTTGTGTCTCAATGCTCCGGGAACCACTTGAACGATCTTACTTCTACTGCAAGGGTGTTTGTCCTATTGAACAAATGAAGGGAGTAAACAAACCTGAAGCTTGTAAAGGGCACCGTATTAAGAAATTTATCAAGGAATGCTGGAGAAAATGTGGTTGCACCAGAAATTGTGGAAACCGTGTGGTTCAGCGAGGAATTACTCGCAAGCTGCAG GTGTTCTTAACTCCAGGGAAAAAGGGATGGGGCTTGCGCTCTGCTGAAAATCTTCCTCGTGGTGCTTTTGTCTGTGAGTATGTTGGTGAAATATTAACAAACACTGAACTATATGAGCGAAACACTGAGCTATCTGGGAAAAATAACCAAAAGACTGGTAAAGCAAAGCATACATATCCTGTGCTACTCGATTCTGACTGGGGCACTGAAGGTGTTCTGAAGGATGAGGAAGCCCTCTGTCTAGATGGTACTTTTTATGGGAATGTGGCGAGGTTTATAAACCACAG ATGCTTTGATTGCAATATTATTGCAATTCCTGTTGAGATTGAGACGCCTGACCACCACTACTATCAT CTGGCATTCTTCACAACGAGAGAAGTAGAGCCTTTTGAAGAACTGACATGG GACTATGAAATTGATTTTGATGATGTCAACCATCCTGTCAAGGCTTTCAAATGCCATTGTGGAAGCAAATTTTGTCGGGACAAAAGGCGCATATCAA GAGGATCTAAATCTAGAGCTCTGGTGTTATCCTGA
- the LOC136477783 gene encoding histone-lysine N-methyltransferase SUVR4-like isoform X2: MELSKTSMEKIDDAIKSTADFGFSKETVVRVLKKLLKVYDGNWEHIEADNYSVLADAILSDSDPEEGQKKRAEKKNLDSDHHRKKLKTKEHGQKAKSCMHGSVKRELAEVPCQQEAESLEGRTTANQLLESSQTIISKEQKMKISRAETTRIGENGSTLLESQDPCTFETPLAVMCPEVLEPSCHNGHEDAHMISGVKYPTDKKFKGILVAHEGQMVDACSSQAIVSSKDFSTNFEVELSNSGKGKLSFLFNPSLANGSDFQMPGIESICKAMEAKCLRTYKILEPNFSFMKLLDDTCHCILDLGSGPNGGSADSGGNQNNPSNMQVIQHLPTGMKRQYHDVNDITRGEECLSIPIVSGEDGVLPPPFYYISQNTTFQAAYINLSLARIGDENCCSGCFGDCLAEPLPCACARETGGEFAYTRDGLLKEGFLDACVSMLREPLERSYFYCKGVCPIEQMKGVNKPEACKGHRIKKFIKECWRKCGCTRNCGNRVVQRGITRKLQVFLTPGKKGWGLRSAENLPRGAFVCEYVGEILTNTELYERNTELSGKNNQKTGKAKHTYPVLLDSDWGTEGVLKDEEALCLDGTFYGNVARFINHRCFDCNIIAIPVEIETPDHHYYHLAFFTTREVEPFEELTWDYEIDFDDVNHPVKAFKCHCGSKFCRDKRRISRGSKSRALVLS; the protein is encoded by the exons ATGGAACTATCCAAGACTTCCATGGAAAAAATTGATGATGCAATTAAATCAACGGCTGATTTTGGTTTCTCAAAGGAAACTGTTGTACGAGTATTGAAAAAACTGCTAAAAGTATATGATGGAAACTGGGAGCATATAGAAGCTGATAACTATTCTGTTTTGGCTGATGCTATACTTAGTGATTCAGATCCCGAA GAAGGGCAGAAAAAGCGAGCTGAGAAGAAGAATCTGGATTCAGACCACCATAGGAAGAAGCTTAAGACTAAAGAGCATGGCCAGAAGGCGAAATCTTGTATGCATGGCAGTGTGAAGAGAGAGTTGGCTGAAGTGCCATGTCAGCAAGAAGCAGAATCCCTTGAGGGGAGAACCACTGCTAACCAATTGCTGGAGTCTTCACAAACTATCATTAGtaaggaacaaaaaatgaaaataaGTCGTGCAGAGACTACAAGAATTGGTGAAAACGGTTCGACTTTACTTGAAAGTCAAGATCCTTGCACCTTTGAGACCCCACTTGCAGTTATGTGTCCTGAAGTTTTGGAACCCAGCTGTCATAACG GACATGAAGATGCTCACATGATTTCTGGTGTCAAGTACCCTACTGATAAGAAGTTTAAAGGTATTTTGGTTGCGCATGAAGGACAGATGGTTGATGCATGTAGCAGCCAAGCAATTGTAAGCAGCAAAGATTTTTCCACCAACTTTGAGGTAGAATTGTCCAACTCTGGAAAAGGGAAGCTATCATTCTTGTTCAACCCTTCCTTGGCAAATGGTTCTGATTTTCAAATGCCTGGCATTGAATCAATATGCAAGGCAATGGAGGCCAAATGCCTCAGGACATACAAGATCCTAGAACCCAATTTCTCTTTCATGAAACTTTTGGATGATACTTGCCATTGTATTCTTGATCTGGGTTCTGGACCCAATGGTGGTAGTGCTGATTCTGGAGGTAACCAGAATAATCCTAGTAATATGCAGGTTATTCAGCATCTACCCACAGGCATGAAGAGACAATATCATGATGTCAATGATATAACGAGGGGTGAAGAATGTTTGAGCATTCCAATAGTCAGTGGAGAGGATGGGGTTCTTCCTCCTCCATTTTACTATATATCGCAAAATACCACCTTCCAAGCTGCCTATATCAACCTCTCACTTGCTAGAATTGGAGATGAAAATTGTTGTTCTGGTTGTTTTGGAGATTGTCTAGCAGAGCCACTTCCTTGCGCTTGTGCGCGAGAAACCGGTGGAGAATTTGCATACACAAGAGATGGCCTGCTTAAGGAAGGATTTCTAGATGCTTGTGTCTCAATGCTCCGGGAACCACTTGAACGATCTTACTTCTACTGCAAGGGTGTTTGTCCTATTGAACAAATGAAGGGAGTAAACAAACCTGAAGCTTGTAAAGGGCACCGTATTAAGAAATTTATCAAGGAATGCTGGAGAAAATGTGGTTGCACCAGAAATTGTGGAAACCGTGTGGTTCAGCGAGGAATTACTCGCAAGCTGCAG GTGTTCTTAACTCCAGGGAAAAAGGGATGGGGCTTGCGCTCTGCTGAAAATCTTCCTCGTGGTGCTTTTGTCTGTGAGTATGTTGGTGAAATATTAACAAACACTGAACTATATGAGCGAAACACTGAGCTATCTGGGAAAAATAACCAAAAGACTGGTAAAGCAAAGCATACATATCCTGTGCTACTCGATTCTGACTGGGGCACTGAAGGTGTTCTGAAGGATGAGGAAGCCCTCTGTCTAGATGGTACTTTTTATGGGAATGTGGCGAGGTTTATAAACCACAG ATGCTTTGATTGCAATATTATTGCAATTCCTGTTGAGATTGAGACGCCTGACCACCACTACTATCAT CTGGCATTCTTCACAACGAGAGAAGTAGAGCCTTTTGAAGAACTGACATGG GACTATGAAATTGATTTTGATGATGTCAACCATCCTGTCAAGGCTTTCAAATGCCATTGTGGAAGCAAATTTTGTCGGGACAAAAGGCGCATATCAA GAGGATCTAAATCTAGAGCTCTGGTGTTATCCTGA
- the LOC136477785 gene encoding very-long-chain aldehyde decarbonylase GL1-4, whose protein sequence is MATRPGPLTEWPWQRLGNFKYLVMGPVVVHGARRVLARGWGDIDLAFALILPSLLLRMVHNQIWISAARYQTARSKHRIVDRGIEFDQVDRERGWDDQIILNGLIFYVGYLTIPSVRHLPAWRTDGAAVMALLHAGPVEFLYYWFHRALHHHFLYSRYHSHHHSSIVTEPITSVIHPFAEHMVYYFLFAIPMLSTIYIGNASVLGFVLYIAYIDFMNNMGHCNFELVPKWMFQVFPPLKYLMYTPSFHSLHHTQFRTNYSLFMPFYDYIYNTMDKSSDQLYESSLKGTEETPDLVHLTHMTDLQSAYHLRIGFASIASRPSDSSMWYMWVLWPVAWLSMVLAWVYGSSTFVVERIKLRKLKMQTWAVPRYNFQYGLSWERESINDLIEKAILDADARGVKVLSLGLLNQAKQLNGGGELFRQKYPKLRVRLVDGSGLATAVVLKSIPHDTKQVFLHAGPSKIASATAFALCERGVQVIMNPKKEYDTLKSQIADSKASYLKHSSNNTPQIWLVDNIDDKEQKMAPQGAIFVPISQFPVKKIRKDCTYLSTPAMKIPETMQNIHACENWLPRRVMSAWRIGGILHALEGWTMHECGDAMIHTEKAWSAAIRHGFIPLTKG, encoded by the exons ATGGCCACCAGGCCGGGCCCTTTGACTGAATGGCCATGGCAAAGGCTTGGCAACTTCAAG TACTTGGTGATGGGTCCCGTGGTGGTCCACGGCGCGCGGCGGGTGCTCGCGCGGGGCTGGGGCGACATCGACCTGGCCTTCGCGCTCATCCTGCCGTCGCTGCTGCTGCGGATGGTGCACAACCAGATCTGGATCAGTGCCGCCCGCTACCAGACGGCGCGCAGCAAGCACCGCATCGTCGACCGCGGCATCGAGTTCGACCAGGTCGACAGGGAGCGAGGCTG GGACGACCAGATCATCCTCAACGGGCTGATCTTCTACGTGGGCTACCTGACGATCCCGAGCGTGAGGCACTTGCCGGCGTGGAGGACGGACGGCGCCGCCGTGATGGCGCTGCTCCACGCCGGGCCCGTGGAGTTCCTCTACTACTGGTTCCACCGGGCGCTGCACCACCACTTCCTCTACTCGCGGTACCACTCGCACCACCACTCCTCCATCGTCACCGAGCCCATCACCT CGGTGATCCATCCCTTTGCTGAACACATGGTCTACTACTTCCTCTTTGCGATCCCCATGCTGTCGACTATTTACATTGGGAATGCCTCTGTTCTTGGCTTTGTGCTCTACATCGCCTACATCGACTTCATGAACAACATGGGGCACTGCAATTTCGAGCTGGTGCCCAAGTGGATGTTCCAGGTCTTCCCTCCTCTCAAGTACCTCATGTACACGCCATC GTTTCATTCTCTGCACCACACGCAGTTCCGCACAAACTACTCGCTGTTCATGCCATTCTACGACTACATATACAACACCATGGACAAGTCATCTGATCAGCTGTATGAGAGCTCACTCAAGGGAACAGAGGAAACACCTGACCTTGTTCACCTCACGCACATGACCGACCTGCAGTCGGCCTATCATCTACGGATTGGATTCGCCTCCATAGCGTCCAGACCGTCTGACAGCTCCATGTGGTATATGTGGGTGCTGTGGCCTGTTGCGTGGCTGTCAATGGTGCTTGCCTGGGTTTATGGGTCCTCTACGTTTGTGGTTGAGAGAATCAAACTAAGGAAGCTGAAGATGCAGACATGGGCAGTACCAAGATACAACTTCCAA TATGGCCTGAGCTGGGAGAGAGAATCGATCAACGACTTAATTGAAAAGGCGATATTAGATGCTGATGCAAGAGGTGTTAAAGTGCTCAGTCTAGGACTGTTAAACCAG GCGAAACAGCTAAACGGTGGTGGTGAACTATTTAGGCAGAAGTATCCAAAATTAAGAGTTCGCCTTGTCGATGGAAGTGGCTTAGCGACTGCTGTGGTGCTCAAAAGCATTCCTCATGACACAAAGCAAGTTTTTCTTCATGCAGGCCCTTCTAAGATAGCTTCTGCCACAGCTTTCGCATTATGTGAGAGGGGCGTCCAG GTGATCATGAATCCAAAGAAGGAATATGATACGCTTAAGTCACAGATTGCAGATAGCAAAGCAAGCTACTTGAAACACTCCAGCAACAACACGCCTCAG ATTTGGCTAGTAGACAACATTGACGATAAAGAACAGAAGATGGCACCACAAGGAGCTATATTCGTTCCAATCTCACAGTTCCCCGTCAAGAAAATTCGCAAGGATTGCACTTACTTGAGCACTCCagcaatgaagatccctgaaacAATGCAGAATATCCATGCCTGCGAG AACTGGCTGCCAAGAAGGGTGATGAGCGCTTGGCGCATCGGCGGAATACTTCACGCCCTGGAAGGATGGACCATGCACGAGTGTGGGGATGCCATGATACATACTGAGAAAGCATGGTCAGCTGCTATCAGGCACGGATTCATTCCTTTGACTAAAGGTTGA